Proteins encoded by one window of Cuniculiplasma divulgatum:
- a CDS encoding 2,3-bisphosphoglycerate-independent phosphoglycerate mutase — MSKRKSVVLIIMDGLGDRPSAKLHNKTPMESAYMPNLNRMARNSICGLMHPFREGVVCGSDTSHLSILGYDPEKYYTGRGPFEALGLGMKVEPGDIAFRANYATRDGKIITDRRAGRIDKSTEQLSKDISFKIDDVTIQVASGVEHRAALLMKGQGLSDKVRDTDPHEVGREYNEPEFIEEEGRKTSYILKNYMKRMRSILDSHPFNLDLISKGKLPANELLIRGAGSAPKLEPFEKKYGMKAGYVIGIPMIKGLAEMIGMEKIAVDGITGSTNTNYMGKIKAVAEGVDNYEFILVNIKATDVAAHDKNPLLKKEVMERIDEAMEPLLGLRDRALFILTGDHSTSSVNGEHTGDPVPIMFYGDGLNKRESEAFNEKSCSKTGFSLRGLNVMDYALQLTDRLEKYGA; from the coding sequence GTGAGTAAAAGGAAGTCTGTTGTTCTCATAATAATGGATGGTCTCGGAGATAGGCCATCTGCAAAACTTCACAATAAGACCCCAATGGAATCAGCCTATATGCCAAATTTGAACAGGATGGCCCGTAATTCCATATGTGGTCTTATGCATCCTTTCAGGGAAGGAGTTGTATGCGGGTCTGATACATCTCATTTATCCATACTGGGATATGATCCAGAGAAATATTACACTGGAAGAGGTCCCTTTGAAGCACTGGGGCTTGGGATGAAAGTGGAACCGGGAGATATTGCATTCAGGGCAAACTATGCCACAAGAGATGGAAAAATTATAACCGATAGAAGAGCAGGGCGTATAGATAAGAGTACTGAGCAATTGAGTAAGGATATATCATTCAAGATTGATGATGTTACCATACAGGTTGCTTCAGGTGTTGAGCACAGGGCAGCCCTACTCATGAAGGGTCAGGGTCTCTCTGATAAGGTCAGGGATACGGATCCACATGAAGTAGGTAGGGAATATAACGAACCTGAATTCATCGAAGAAGAGGGAAGAAAGACATCCTACATATTGAAAAATTATATGAAAAGAATGCGGTCAATACTTGACTCTCACCCATTTAACCTGGATCTGATCAGCAAGGGAAAGCTACCAGCAAACGAATTACTCATTCGTGGAGCTGGAAGTGCGCCAAAACTCGAACCGTTCGAGAAAAAGTATGGAATGAAGGCAGGATATGTTATCGGAATTCCAATGATTAAGGGACTTGCTGAGATGATAGGGATGGAGAAGATCGCCGTTGATGGGATCACTGGTAGCACAAATACAAACTATATGGGAAAAATTAAAGCTGTGGCAGAGGGAGTGGATAATTACGAATTCATTCTGGTAAATATAAAAGCTACTGATGTTGCTGCACATGATAAGAATCCGCTACTAAAGAAAGAGGTAATGGAGAGAATCGATGAGGCAATGGAACCCCTGCTGGGTCTTAGGGACAGGGCGCTGTTCATCCTTACCGGAGATCATTCTACATCATCCGTAAATGGCGAACATACTGGGGATCCAGTTCCCATTATGTTTTATGGAGATGGATTAAACAAGAGGGAAAGTGAAGCATTCAATGAAAAGTCATGTTCAAAAACAGGTTTTTCCCTTAGAGGATTAAACGTAATGGATTATGCTCTACAGCTTACTGACAGACTTGAAAAATATGGGGCATAG
- the glmM gene encoding phosphoglucosamine mutase: protein MSEDPKNKRLFGTNGIRGIPNEDLTPEFCMMIGKAIGTFFNGKIVIGSDNRLSGDMIINAVNSGILSTGSETVMIGVLPTPAIQYYCKKHALPGVMITASHNPPQFNGIKCIDSDGTELERTKEEKIEEIYYSKTFNVSTWNNIARSFHDNSGFDLYVNGVMNMINVTKIRERRFRVAVDTGNGAAYLTTPELLSRLGATVVTLNANPDGLFTSRESEPKPANLKYLIDLVRSGGFDFGIAHDGDADRAVFIDSEGNFIDGDKTLTLFVKYYIKKGEKVVTPVSSSDALEEVCKKEGATVIRTKVGAPIVSRTMIQEKARLGGEENGGIIYGDHQYCRDGAMSLGIIMDIMAKEHKDLKTLIDTLPQFYITRKTIPAKSDFSSLVERLKNEYAEWEISLMDGIKLRNGHDWILARPSGTEPIIRLFTHSSDLKRSEKLSHDVENLAKS from the coding sequence ATGAGTGAAGATCCTAAAAATAAAAGATTGTTCGGCACTAATGGTATAAGGGGGATTCCCAACGAAGATCTTACCCCAGAATTCTGCATGATGATAGGTAAGGCCATAGGAACATTTTTTAATGGAAAGATAGTAATTGGTTCAGATAACAGACTCTCTGGAGATATGATAATAAATGCAGTAAATTCTGGAATCTTATCTACAGGTTCAGAAACAGTTATGATTGGTGTCTTGCCAACCCCAGCTATTCAGTATTACTGCAAGAAACATGCATTACCAGGAGTGATGATAACTGCCTCTCACAATCCCCCTCAGTTCAATGGGATTAAGTGCATTGACAGTGATGGGACTGAACTTGAGAGGACAAAAGAAGAGAAAATTGAAGAGATATATTATTCAAAAACGTTCAATGTATCAACCTGGAACAACATTGCAAGAAGTTTTCATGATAACTCAGGATTCGATCTGTACGTTAATGGAGTTATGAACATGATAAATGTTACCAAAATAAGGGAAAGAAGGTTCAGAGTTGCAGTGGATACTGGAAATGGAGCCGCATACCTTACCACTCCTGAACTGCTTTCAAGACTTGGAGCAACTGTGGTTACGCTTAATGCAAATCCAGATGGTCTCTTCACGTCAAGAGAGTCAGAACCGAAACCTGCTAATCTGAAGTATTTGATAGATCTCGTAAGATCAGGAGGCTTTGATTTTGGGATTGCCCATGATGGAGATGCGGATAGGGCTGTTTTCATAGACTCGGAAGGAAACTTTATCGATGGCGATAAAACATTAACGCTTTTCGTGAAATATTATATTAAAAAAGGAGAGAAGGTTGTAACACCTGTCAGTTCCTCAGATGCACTGGAGGAAGTTTGCAAGAAAGAAGGGGCAACGGTTATAAGAACAAAGGTTGGAGCACCTATAGTTTCCAGGACAATGATTCAGGAAAAAGCAAGACTGGGTGGGGAAGAGAATGGAGGCATAATTTATGGAGATCATCAGTACTGCAGGGATGGGGCCATGTCCCTTGGAATAATTATGGACATAATGGCCAAGGAACATAAGGATCTAAAAACCTTAATCGACACACTTCCACAATTTTACATTACAAGAAAGACAATTCCCGCAAAATCTGATTTTAGCTCGCTGGTGGAAAGACTCAAGAATGAATATGCTGAGTGGGAAATATCCTTAATGGATGGCATCAAGTTAAGAAATGGCCATGATTGGATACTTGCCAGACCATCTGGTACAGAGCCTATTATAAGATTGTTCACCCATTCTTCAGATTTGAAAAGATCAGAGAAACTATCTCATGATGTGGAAAATCTTGCAAAATCTTGA
- a CDS encoding glycosyltransferase translates to MTQLILDYLIEGIYYFILALIVLIFLSQLYLSLPRKFRKKYIGTPDFKTLVILPCKGVDYTLDENLKSLKDQSYGNYKIMAVIDSEDDPATDHIRSNGIEYVINECQSGGSGKVRAIATALRKFDDYDAYVIVDSDVLADRNWLLNLLRPLIDESNGISTTFPYFEPKNGFWSKFKTAWGFVGVGMMQSDITVFGWGGSLAFRKGLFDEKSLNDFAEAVSDDMAITDLCRAREKKVAYVPESVVTINSPDDWHVFREWSIRQTSLLLSKSRNAYYIGILLYGSSALLFIGAILLSVFVSAYFLVLFIPLIMNEIKMFKRLRSKQAIYILVQILLPFFYVWNLVVGSKTKEIAWRGNRYSLYK, encoded by the coding sequence ATGACCCAGCTAATACTAGATTATTTAATCGAAGGTATATATTATTTTATCCTTGCCCTTATTGTTTTAATTTTTTTGTCTCAACTCTATCTTTCACTTCCTAGAAAGTTTAGGAAAAAATACATTGGTACACCGGATTTTAAAACTCTCGTGATACTCCCATGCAAGGGAGTTGACTACACATTAGATGAAAATCTGAAATCCCTAAAGGATCAAAGTTATGGAAACTACAAAATCATGGCGGTTATAGACTCAGAAGATGATCCGGCAACTGATCATATCAGGAGTAATGGAATTGAATATGTTATTAACGAGTGCCAATCAGGTGGGAGTGGAAAAGTAAGGGCAATAGCAACAGCCCTAAGAAAGTTTGACGATTATGATGCATATGTAATTGTTGATTCTGATGTGCTTGCAGACAGAAACTGGCTTTTAAATTTACTTCGTCCACTAATAGATGAATCTAACGGTATATCAACAACATTCCCATACTTTGAGCCAAAAAATGGTTTCTGGTCTAAATTTAAAACCGCTTGGGGGTTTGTTGGAGTTGGTATGATGCAGTCAGATATTACAGTATTCGGCTGGGGAGGCTCTCTTGCATTCAGAAAAGGACTGTTTGATGAGAAGAGTCTAAATGATTTCGCCGAAGCTGTTTCTGACGACATGGCTATAACAGATCTTTGCAGGGCGAGGGAAAAGAAAGTAGCATATGTTCCCGAAAGCGTGGTTACCATAAACTCTCCAGACGATTGGCATGTATTCAGGGAATGGTCCATAAGACAGACTTCACTCCTTCTGAGTAAAAGCAGAAATGCATATTATATAGGAATCCTGCTCTACGGTTCCTCAGCCCTACTATTTATAGGAGCCATATTACTATCGGTGTTTGTTTCTGCTTACTTCCTTGTGCTTTTCATTCCTCTTATAATGAACGAGATCAAGATGTTCAAAAGATTGCGAAGCAAACAGGCTATATACATACTGGTACAGATTCTCCTTCCATTCTTTTATGTTTGGAATCTTGTGGTTGGATCCAAAACCAAAGAGATTGCCTGGAGAGGAAACAGATATAGCCTATACAAATGA
- a CDS encoding elongation factor 1-beta produces MADVAITFSVLPEESDSDLNQMSEKIKGSLKDQCRISNLEIKEIAFGLKKISLEVVVRDDEGQQDKIEEILRGISGVGQVDAEDMSLV; encoded by the coding sequence ATGGCGGATGTTGCAATTACATTTTCAGTTTTGCCCGAAGAGTCTGACTCTGATTTAAACCAGATGTCTGAAAAAATTAAAGGTTCCCTGAAAGATCAGTGCAGAATATCTAACCTTGAGATCAAGGAAATTGCCTTTGGATTGAAAAAAATAAGCCTTGAAGTTGTCGTGAGAGATGATGAAGGACAGCAGGATAAAATCGAGGAGATTCTAAGAGGCATAAGTGGAGTTGGTCAGGTAGACGCAGAAGACATGAGTCTAGTTTAA
- a CDS encoding zinc finger domain-containing protein, with the protein MGNKEDCSSCGKGLIGEGYSIFDCPNCGENIIGRCRNCREHNTPYTCEKCNFTGP; encoded by the coding sequence ATGGGAAACAAAGAAGATTGCAGTTCATGCGGTAAAGGTCTGATTGGTGAGGGCTATTCCATATTCGACTGCCCTAACTGTGGGGAAAACATTATAGGAAGATGCAGAAATTGCAGAGAGCACAATACACCTTATACATGCGAGAAATGTAACTTTACGGGACCGTGA
- a CDS encoding fibrillarin-like rRNA/tRNA 2'-O-methyltransferase, with product MFPKKFLNQNIRIIKGKIYTASNYRDSVYGERQLKMNGENYRLWDPKRSKLSAAIYNGFSGMPILEDSEILYLGASFGTTVSHISDLSPDGHIFAVEFSPEPFSGLLRLAEKRNNIYPVLSNARNPDRYSFFMERDPEIIYQDISQRDQISILFNNLDCFNHWQHAIFILKATSIDSSMKPSEILNEVTGLLKKRAGIHIISITDISNYHKGHFLLFLENTN from the coding sequence ATGTTTCCAAAAAAGTTCCTGAATCAGAACATAAGGATAATAAAAGGAAAGATTTACACAGCTTCTAATTACAGGGACAGTGTATATGGAGAAAGACAATTGAAGATGAATGGGGAAAACTACAGACTCTGGGACCCAAAAAGAAGCAAGCTTTCCGCTGCAATATACAATGGGTTCTCAGGCATGCCAATACTGGAAGATTCTGAAATTCTCTATCTGGGTGCCTCTTTCGGAACTACAGTTAGTCATATATCAGATCTTTCACCAGATGGACACATATTCGCAGTAGAATTTTCTCCTGAGCCATTTTCTGGACTTTTAAGACTTGCAGAGAAAAGAAATAATATTTATCCTGTACTTTCAAATGCCAGGAATCCTGATAGATATTCTTTCTTTATGGAACGGGATCCGGAGATAATATACCAGGACATATCTCAGCGTGATCAGATCTCAATTCTCTTCAATAATCTTGATTGCTTTAACCACTGGCAGCACGCAATTTTTATTTTAAAGGCAACATCTATAGATTCCTCAATGAAGCCTTCAGAGATTCTTAATGAGGTTACAGGGCTTTTGAAAAAAAGAGCAGGAATTCATATAATCTCCATAACAGATATTTCTAATTACCATAAAGGTCACTTTCTTTTGTTTCTGGAAAATACCAATTAA
- the alaS gene encoding alanine--tRNA ligase, whose product MDNEIESEGPFQLAFFKENDFHRKQCISCKNFFWTQSSDRVTCGDPPCDSYGFIGNPAGKGPLSPDQVRTEFINYFSKDHRYIKPYPVVPRWRDDVLLVNASIYDFQPHVTSGLVPPPGNPLVMSQPSIRMNDLDLVGVSGRHLTCFEMLCHDSFNNSRESHYWKEGTVSRCDGFLSEVVGIKRGEISYKEKPWSGGGNAGDALEVFVRGLEVGTLVFMDLREDPEGPIEIEGSTYSKMEMNIVDTGYGLERISWVTQGSPTVYDSTYGSVISHILTRSGVEMENISEMGAITQIYSSDPDRLPSEIEKEVRKVVRDDLSFSWDHVEKIRQAYVLGDHARSILLLSRDYVIPSNVKVGYLFRLLLRRSFRAIDHLHFKGSLMEIIKLQASNMKGIVDDFPEQFLQEIIDEERDKYEKSLEKGIEIVKRILKKKGAMDFSDLEMLYDSHGLVPDFVSQIMKEQGKELIIPPDFHARIVERHTGKEKIIKAKEEVSIFRGLETRPLYYDDPNMLEFTCIILDSSDDLIVTNQTAFYPTGGGQPFDTGYFQVGSKKYSVIDVYKDGNAVVHKIVGHIEKGTRVKGYVDGTRRKQLMVHHTSTHLLLGTLRKLLGEQVWQAGAQKGVESSRIDITYNGKITDETIRLIEHECLARITENRKVTSRFMDWNKAIETYGFRLFEGGVPLSGKLRVVEIEGVDVEGCGGTHLSGTGEIGFLKILKVESIQEGIFRFTFAAGNAALNYVESIESDLTRIKNIVRSTEDTVQKVEKSIEELIRLREEITVANKEILTHLFDSARKLVLCGTNAWIVDLEKDELLKLAVPIALSKPDSFILSTKEKKTVVGRNKDELQKIVKCISKIEWDGKGQVIPIGLNQLKSENLIN is encoded by the coding sequence ATGGATAATGAAATAGAAAGCGAAGGTCCATTTCAACTGGCATTTTTTAAGGAAAATGATTTTCACAGAAAACAATGCATATCATGTAAAAACTTTTTCTGGACTCAGAGTTCTGACAGGGTGACATGCGGCGATCCTCCATGCGACTCCTATGGTTTCATTGGAAATCCTGCTGGTAAAGGGCCTCTATCACCTGATCAGGTAAGGACAGAATTCATAAATTATTTCTCAAAGGATCATAGATACATAAAGCCGTACCCGGTGGTTCCAAGATGGAGAGATGATGTTCTACTGGTTAATGCCTCAATCTATGACTTTCAGCCTCATGTAACTTCTGGATTAGTCCCGCCACCAGGAAATCCGCTGGTCATGTCACAGCCATCTATCAGAATGAATGATCTGGACCTGGTAGGAGTTTCCGGTAGGCACTTAACATGTTTTGAGATGCTATGTCATGATAGTTTCAATAACAGCAGGGAAAGCCATTACTGGAAGGAGGGAACCGTTTCCAGATGTGATGGTTTTCTCTCTGAGGTAGTTGGAATAAAACGGGGAGAAATATCATACAAGGAGAAGCCATGGTCAGGTGGTGGAAATGCAGGGGATGCCCTGGAAGTTTTCGTTAGGGGTCTAGAGGTTGGAACTCTGGTTTTCATGGATTTAAGAGAAGATCCAGAAGGTCCCATAGAAATAGAAGGTTCAACCTATTCAAAGATGGAAATGAATATAGTTGATACTGGGTACGGGCTGGAAAGGATAAGCTGGGTTACTCAGGGTTCACCAACAGTATACGACTCAACATATGGAAGCGTTATCTCTCATATACTCACCAGGTCAGGGGTTGAGATGGAAAACATCTCAGAAATGGGAGCAATAACTCAGATCTATTCCTCTGATCCAGACAGATTGCCCTCTGAGATAGAGAAAGAAGTTAGGAAGGTAGTAAGAGACGATCTGTCGTTCAGCTGGGATCATGTAGAGAAAATAAGACAGGCATATGTACTTGGAGACCACGCACGGTCTATATTACTTCTTTCAAGGGACTACGTTATTCCAAGTAATGTAAAGGTTGGTTATCTTTTCAGATTACTTCTCAGAAGATCTTTCAGGGCAATAGATCATCTTCATTTCAAAGGCTCACTGATGGAAATAATAAAACTTCAGGCATCAAACATGAAAGGTATAGTAGATGATTTTCCGGAACAATTCCTTCAGGAAATAATTGATGAAGAAAGAGATAAATATGAAAAATCTCTTGAAAAGGGTATTGAGATCGTTAAGAGGATTCTTAAGAAAAAGGGGGCAATGGACTTCAGTGATCTGGAAATGCTCTATGATTCCCACGGGCTGGTTCCTGATTTTGTATCACAGATTATGAAGGAACAGGGAAAGGAATTAATAATTCCGCCTGATTTCCACGCAAGGATAGTTGAAAGGCACACAGGAAAGGAAAAAATAATCAAGGCTAAGGAAGAAGTTTCCATATTCAGAGGCCTCGAAACAAGGCCACTTTATTATGACGACCCAAACATGCTTGAATTCACCTGTATTATACTTGATTCTTCAGATGATTTAATAGTAACCAACCAAACCGCTTTCTATCCAACAGGAGGTGGCCAGCCATTTGACACAGGATATTTCCAGGTTGGTTCAAAGAAATACAGTGTAATAGATGTTTATAAGGATGGGAATGCAGTTGTTCACAAAATAGTTGGTCATATAGAAAAGGGCACAAGAGTAAAAGGATATGTTGATGGAACACGACGAAAACAGCTAATGGTTCATCACACATCAACTCATCTACTGCTTGGAACACTGAGAAAGCTACTGGGAGAACAGGTCTGGCAGGCAGGGGCCCAGAAGGGTGTGGAATCCTCAAGGATTGACATTACATATAACGGAAAGATCACAGACGAAACCATCAGGCTCATAGAACATGAATGTCTTGCAAGAATTACCGAGAACAGGAAGGTAACTTCAAGATTCATGGACTGGAACAAAGCAATAGAAACTTATGGGTTCAGACTTTTTGAAGGTGGCGTTCCACTATCCGGGAAGCTTAGAGTCGTGGAGATCGAGGGTGTTGATGTTGAGGGGTGTGGAGGAACTCATCTATCTGGCACGGGAGAAATTGGATTTTTAAAGATTCTAAAGGTCGAAAGCATTCAGGAGGGCATATTTAGATTCACATTTGCCGCAGGAAATGCAGCACTAAACTATGTTGAAAGTATAGAATCGGATCTGACCAGGATAAAAAATATAGTAAGATCAACGGAGGACACTGTTCAAAAAGTGGAAAAGAGTATAGAAGAACTTATTCGCTTAAGAGAAGAAATTACAGTGGCAAACAAAGAAATACTAACACATCTCTTTGATTCTGCAAGAAAGTTGGTCTTATGTGGAACTAATGCATGGATAGTAGATTTGGAAAAAGATGAATTGTTAAAACTTGCAGTGCCCATTGCCCTGAGCAAACCAGATTCTTTTATTCTCTCCACAAAAGAAAAAAAGACTGTTGTTGGAAGGAATAAAGACGAACTTCAAAAGATAGTAAAATGTATATCAAAAATTGAGTGGGACGGTAAGGGTCAGGTTATCCCTATTGGTTTAAATCAGTTGAAAAGTGAAAATTTAATAAACTAA
- a CDS encoding zinc metalloprotease: protein MAGSRNQDEEEIRIFSSFFTILKVERDNNILTFKIPESEYSSKKFEQLYNAMKERGFYSYTNGKGEIISFKKVNNKNRTYLKFLLIILTILSIIYAGYSYSNSYYSGMRPISILSLSILYFVLPVISILIMRELPKYLIMKSRKQKYSIPLFVPNPFLMGTMGIINAPDEPYMNSDDEILAGFFSLVTGFIISTIFLTVGYLGLSLYTGASYVTNGTTSIINIPLLIQMITGHLIPNSGFLDPISLAGWSGLIFTSFNSFPIGLMDGGMILSGFNRSFRKNVSYIFITIMIFISFTYLAWLILPMFLAFLGMGTIEPVDTNYLRASKKAFVAIGIAMALAIIGLTPYPLHLSSPEMGVFYNEQWDVSLNGSHSMSYYDIIISNYGQNSINPGFSVSPAMGISISTNNTLIKPGEMNTFHIGINTTSAPAGLNRADLRIYVGSSDRSISLIFFKIDPAENIEMQYPSASISNRTAFIENVTVYNTVNANVSENILIGAPQSWHYDVLVSNTTRFTNSVPLEQNGSYSFGTYQIQKPTQNGPSFLSIRIYSKYLPESNIYFAVYNSTYYGKMMMMEK, encoded by the coding sequence ATGGCTGGCAGCAGAAATCAGGATGAGGAAGAAATAAGAATATTCTCATCTTTTTTCACGATACTCAAGGTTGAAAGGGATAACAACATCCTTACTTTCAAAATACCTGAAAGTGAGTACAGCAGCAAAAAATTCGAGCAACTTTACAATGCCATGAAAGAAAGAGGGTTTTATTCATATACAAATGGAAAAGGGGAGATCATTTCTTTCAAGAAGGTAAATAACAAAAATAGAACATACCTGAAATTTCTACTTATAATCCTTACGATTCTATCCATAATATATGCAGGTTATTCATATTCAAACAGTTATTATTCCGGGATGAGACCTATTTCGATCTTATCACTGAGCATCCTTTACTTCGTTCTTCCAGTGATATCAATTCTCATAATGAGGGAATTACCGAAATATCTTATCATGAAGAGCAGGAAGCAGAAATACTCTATACCTCTTTTTGTCCCAAACCCATTTCTGATGGGAACAATGGGAATAATAAATGCACCTGATGAACCCTATATGAATTCCGATGATGAAATCCTGGCAGGGTTCTTTTCCCTCGTTACGGGTTTCATAATTTCAACTATTTTTCTAACCGTGGGATATCTCGGTTTATCATTATACACAGGTGCCAGCTATGTTACAAATGGAACAACAAGCATTATAAACATACCACTTCTCATCCAGATGATTACAGGTCATCTCATACCAAATTCTGGATTTCTGGACCCTATCAGCCTTGCAGGCTGGTCAGGGTTAATTTTCACATCATTCAATTCATTCCCAATTGGACTAATGGATGGTGGTATGATACTATCTGGATTTAACAGGTCTTTCAGAAAGAACGTTTCATATATTTTCATTACAATAATGATATTTATTTCTTTTACGTATCTTGCATGGTTGATTCTCCCAATGTTCCTTGCATTTCTTGGTATGGGAACAATTGAGCCAGTAGATACAAATTATCTGAGGGCGAGTAAGAAGGCATTTGTGGCCATAGGGATAGCAATGGCTCTTGCCATTATAGGCCTCACTCCCTATCCACTTCACCTATCCAGTCCAGAAATGGGCGTATTCTACAACGAACAGTGGGATGTTTCTTTGAACGGCTCTCACTCCATGAGCTATTATGATATCATCATATCAAATTATGGTCAGAATAGCATTAATCCGGGGTTTTCCGTGTCACCTGCAATGGGAATATCAATCTCAACAAATAACACTCTTATAAAACCGGGGGAGATGAATACTTTCCATATTGGAATAAATACAACATCCGCTCCGGCCGGTTTAAACCGCGCTGATCTGAGGATCTATGTGGGCAGTTCCGATAGATCTATCTCTCTTATATTTTTTAAAATTGATCCAGCAGAAAATATAGAGATGCAGTATCCTTCAGCTTCCATATCTAACAGGACGGCATTTATAGAAAATGTGACAGTATATAACACTGTAAATGCGAATGTTTCTGAGAATATCCTAATTGGTGCGCCTCAAAGCTGGCATTACGATGTACTTGTTAGCAACACCACAAGGTTCACAAATTCTGTGCCACTGGAACAGAATGGATCCTATAGTTTTGGTACCTACCAGATCCAAAAGCCAACTCAGAATGGTCCAAGCTTTTTAAGTATCAGAATTTATTCAAAGTATCTGCCTGAATCGAACATTTATTTTGCTGTTTATAATAGCACTTATTACGGAAAAATGATGATGATGGAGAAGTGA
- a CDS encoding ATP-NAD kinase family protein, with translation MKIGFMINPRAGEGLFYRTNGSDRLSTNSDQSYSISRAMRFLDNLNRYYVFLTASGNMGEDALLTSGFDNVEVIYKHGEVTDRQDTINFVREAEKRCDIILFAGGDGTAGDILSVNPQIPILGIPAGMKMYSSVFAKDPEEAAELLDQFDSGKAVVVDSLIEDADEDKMMEGKLLIKRIGTVRSISSETHYHDPKIVSYEWTEDSITEYVKDTMDSSYYLMGTGTTCKRIMENMGMSTSMFSVDLIKDKKLIKSNYFPEDLDKFVKEDAELKIIVSHYAGSGFFLGRGNRQIDARAIRRAGKKNIIIISSETKLSTTKGLRFDVDGISPDFFGKYVKVIVGYERFRMIPVL, from the coding sequence ATGAAGATAGGTTTCATGATAAATCCGAGAGCGGGTGAAGGTCTTTTTTACAGGACAAATGGATCAGATAGGTTAAGCACGAATTCAGATCAGAGCTATTCCATATCCAGAGCCATGAGATTTCTGGATAATCTGAACAGGTATTATGTTTTCCTGACTGCATCAGGAAATATGGGAGAGGATGCGCTATTGACTTCTGGGTTTGATAACGTGGAAGTCATATATAAACACGGGGAAGTTACAGATCGCCAGGACACCATTAATTTTGTTCGTGAAGCAGAAAAGAGATGTGATATAATTCTGTTCGCAGGAGGAGATGGAACTGCTGGAGATATTCTATCTGTAAATCCTCAAATTCCTATTCTTGGAATTCCCGCAGGAATGAAGATGTACAGCTCTGTATTTGCCAAGGACCCAGAGGAGGCAGCAGAACTTCTGGATCAATTTGATTCAGGTAAAGCAGTCGTAGTAGATTCTCTCATAGAAGATGCAGATGAAGATAAAATGATGGAGGGAAAACTCCTGATTAAAAGAATTGGAACAGTCAGGTCAATATCATCTGAAACTCATTATCACGATCCAAAAATAGTTTCATATGAATGGACAGAAGATAGTATTACAGAATATGTTAAGGATACCATGGATTCTTCCTATTACTTGATGGGGACTGGAACAACATGCAAGAGGATTATGGAGAATATGGGTATGAGTACATCAATGTTTTCAGTAGATCTCATTAAGGACAAAAAACTAATAAAAAGTAATTATTTTCCTGAAGATTTAGACAAATTTGTAAAGGAAGATGCAGAACTGAAAATAATTGTATCTCACTATGCAGGGAGTGGGTTCTTTCTGGGTAGAGGAAACAGACAGATCGACGCGAGGGCAATCAGGAGGGCCGGAAAAAAAAATATTATTATTATATCCTCCGAGACGAAATTATCAACAACAAAGGGATTAAGATTTGATGTGGATGGAATAAGTCCGGATTTTTTTGGAAAATATGTGAAAGTAATAGTAGGTTATGAAAGGTTTAGAATGATTCCGGTGCTTTAA